Proteins found in one Anopheles aquasalis chromosome 3, idAnoAquaMG_Q_19, whole genome shotgun sequence genomic segment:
- the LOC126576555 gene encoding protein twisted gastrulation-like has product MLTYSEDTDSRPEDQSQAEVRGLNTIDNKRLYEAINYQPTMVYREQRHTPRKMVSLQLISILVLNLLLGLTVQLVNGCNEMVCASIVSKCMLTQSCKCDMKSCTCCKECAECLSYLYTECCSCLEMCPKPSETSNELSKQSHIEDLEGFPNLYDVITSEQDAQGRWKVISFPIDIDAALYGPKGDTKFLVHSNDMELKAKYADPNKITVNCTVAYQAQCMSWNKCKESCRTMGASSYRWFHDGCCECVGHYCINYGINESRCRECPESKQHDSAEDFFNEDELDYGESIGPMDNSPV; this is encoded by the coding sequence ATGCTGACGTATAGTGAAGACACGGATTCAAGACCAGAGGATCAGTCACAAGCAGAAGTTCGAGGATTAAACACCATCGATAACAAACGGTTATACGAAGCAATTAACTATCAACCAACCATGGTGTACAGAGAACAGCGCCACACACCGCGTAAAATGGTGTCACTTCAACTGATTTCGATTCTCGTGCTGAACCTGCTCCTTGGTCTCACAGTACAGTTAGTGAACGGCTGCAACGAGATGGTTTGCGCGAGCATCGTCTCGAAGTGCATGCTGACGCAGAGCTGCAAGTGCGACATGAAAAGCTGCACGTGCTGCAAAGAGTGTGCCGAGTGTCTGAGCTACCTGTACACCgagtgctgcagctgcctgGAGATGTGCCCCAAACCGAGCGAAACATCGAACGAGCTGTCAAAACAATCGCACATCGAGGACCTGGAGGGTTTCCCGAATTTGTACGACGTGATCACGTCCGAGCAGGATGCACAGGGCCGCTGGAAGGTGATCTCCTTCCCGATCGACATCGATGCGGCGCTTTACGGTCCGAAAGGCGATACCAAATTCCTCGTCCATTCCAACGACATGGAGCTGAAGGCGAAGTATGCGGATCCGAACAAGATCACGGTGAACTGTACCGTCGCTTACCAGGCACAGTGCATGTCGTGGAACAAGTGCAAGGAAAGCTGCCGAACGATGGGGGCCAGCAGCTACAGGTGGTTTCACGATGGCTGCTGCGAGTGTGTCGGTCACTACTGCATCAATTATGGCATCAATGAATCGCGCTGCCGTGAGTGTCCGGAAAGCAAGCAACATGACAGCGCAGAGGATTTCTTCAACGAGGACGAGCTGGACTACGGTGAAAGCATTGGTCCGATGGACAACTCGCCCGTTTAA